tttatatttattatttaatatatatggttttagttttttttgaattattatatataagcTTATTTTAATTTAGTGTTATGGTCATTTTTACATTTATCTCACTATCACCGCTGcaatattgaatttaaatatgTATCTCGCCACTGattttaatcttattataatACTTAATCTCACttctataataattaattttacaattacaattatttttaatttcttcagAATCAATCTCACCACCCATTCAAAACAAACCATCAAGTTTGTTTATCCTATATAAAGCCTTGATTGGTGATTCAAAATACGAAGATAGAGAAAAAAAATCCCAACATAGAGACAATACCTTTAGTTATTGACATTTCTGATAAGCTGCCCAAGAGAATTACACTTTGAAGACTTGCGTCGATTCCCCTTCTCAACAATATCAGTAGATACTCCCAAAGTTTtggaaagcaaaaaaaaaaagaattaaagggGGCGTAAACATAAATACTAGATTTTTATGGTGAAAGATATGAGATAATAACCCCAAAAATCCAGGTTGACAAAAAGATGAAGCTCAGGCTGGAGTACTGTTTAACCAACGAAAACTGAAAATGGCTCTACAAATCCACACCCCATCTTATTTGGCTAACACAGTCTATCACCGCCACTCCCTCTTCCCCAAACCCAAATTTTCAATCAAATCCAAGAAGCCCACCGTCGACGCCGACCCCACTCCTGACCCCACCTCCTCTTCCAAGAAGGCCGTCGTACCGGGCCAAGGGTTTGGCTCCTCACCCTCCCCAAGCAGCGGAAGCAACAAAAAGAAGCCCAAGGGAAAAAGAGAGAGGGCGTCTATAATAAGGCGGTCGCCTGTTGAGAAACCTGCTTTCCTCACCAAAGAGGAAGAGGCTAAGGCTGAGGAACAGAGGAAAAATGAGAGTGCTTTTCTACTGGCATGGTTGGGGCTTGGTGGGATCATTCTTGTCCAAGGCATTGTTCTTGCTGCTTCAGGTTTTTCTACAAATCACTACTATACGCCGTTTTGCTGCTTATTGAAAGTTACCCATTTCTTTGTCGTATAAAATCGAACCTTATTTTAGGTAAAATAAGATTGAAATTGAACATTTTTAGGAGAAACACTGCTTTCTGTTTCATTAGAAAACTGGGGGCCTTCAGAACTGCTTTACTAGGCTTTTTAACCCTTGATAAATGCATAGTGATAAGTCGCATTTCCATAAAGCTGTATATGTCAAAGTATGGGAATGATTTCTATGAAGCTATAAGTTGTCATCCCAAATAACTTATAAGCTGTTTTTATTTACAGGCTTCCTACCAGAAGAATGGGATAAGTTCTTTGTGAAGTACTTGTACCCATCTTTCACCCCAACTGTTATCTTGTTTCTTGCTGGAACTGTTGCGTATGGAGTGTTGAAGTACCTGGAAAATGAGAAACTCAAGGACCAAAAGTAAATAGTAATTCGTATAATACTGTAAGAGTGGACTGCTGTCTTGAAAAGAAAGTGAGCATTTGTACATTCCTGAAGGCAGAACTTTCAGTTTTAGTGCTTTCCTTGTGAAGCAAATTGTATTAACCAGAAATGAATCTCATGCAAGGAATATTAACCATCCTTTTTAGTGATCTGCTGATGCAGCTGTGTCTTAATTGGCCATTGAAACAGCTGCACAAATAGTGCGTCTTAATAAATGCAACTGTTTTGATTCTATTATATGTCTGGAATCTTTGAAAGCATGGCATGGTAATTTCTTAACTTCTTTTACCTGAAAAAACAATCATGCAGTTTACAAGGAATTTTCTtactttgatattaaaatttgacaACTAAGTTTTGCTGCTTGCTTCTTCAAATCCCAAAGACTCGTTTCTGTTTTTTGTTGTCTAAATTTACTGAGATTTTTATTTTCCATATGCTTACTTGCTGGCTATGATGCGTGTAAGCTTGGTGCTATGCTCTTCAAGGTGACCAATAGTTCTGTTTTCTTGTAGCTACGTTGGACCCACTATGTCTTAGGTAAAAGAGTTTatgaataacaaataaaaaatactgTTTCCTTCCAGAAGAGTGGGATGAACAACTCAGTGTGCATCAATTTGTTCAAAATCCAAGCAGATTAGTTCTCCATCATCTACAAATATGCCAGTTGTAAGACATTTTGCAGCCAACGGAACTTTGACTAGCTAGGTCTTGTTGCAGCCACTTAAATCTCCTCTTTCTGATTCGAGTATTTGGAAACATTGTATTTATTATTTCTGTTATTCATTGAACTCTGGTTTTAGCCAATTTTTGCTGTCTGTCAGAACTGATAATGCAAGTTTTAGTTTGTCTCCAACTACAGCATTGTCTAACTGCATGCTGGTCTCAATGGATTGATCACATAAAAGCTTACGCCTTATTCCTGATAAAGGCTTCAATCTCCAGACTGTAGCCTGTAGGTAACATCAAATACTATACAATAAGAAAATGAACAATAGAATAGCTAGACTTCAATTCGGAATTGAGCTAATAAGGAGTTTTACGTTTTACGAGATTTTTTATGGTATATAGAAAGGCTTactatttaatagaaagttataaCAAAGAAATATGTGAAAGGAGTGCAGGAGATCTATTTATTCATTTCTGTTCCAATGTCTTATATTCTTTTGAGAAGTAATAGGATTTGATCGTAATAGATTGGATAAAGGGAGTACATAGCTTATTCATTGAATGAAGAAGGTAAATTCCTGGGTGTAAGAGTTTTATTTCGTTGTAGTATAGAATCCTTTCTGAAAGACATCCATTCTTGAATACGAAAATGCCTCTTTTCTTCTAATGTACCACTTAAAAGCCTCAAATCATTAAAACTTTCAATTGCTCTGCATGAGTTAGTTTAAGGCCTATGTATCAGTTCGTTTAGGTCATCATTATTGAACTTCGCATGCTGGTTCTAATTTCGGTATATTTTGTACCAATTTTGTGCCGGCTCCATAAGAAGATCTTTGTTACCTCATTTACTTTTCTATTGTAAATTATTGGCATCAGTTTCCCACTTTTTGACAAGCTCTCTTCTTCCCCTTTATTCAATATTGATTGCTACTattcttttttccttctcttgttTCTTGATCTTAGCATAGAACTACAGCTTAATAATGTGGAACAATTGCTTCTTGTTCCAAATTACTATCCTAGCGGGGAGGCCTCTACCTCCTTTGTCCTGCAACAATGAAGATGCTTACCAACCTCCTAATTTGTACAATGTTTTAAAGCTCTAGGAACCAATAAAATCTACAGGTTAGGTTGCTGCATGACGCATTCCATATGTACCTTTTATTTTGGTGGACTTTGTTCATTGATGATCATCAACTTTGACACATAATTGTACAGTTGTATGTTAGAAGCAAAATTTATAGTCAGTTTCATTGTTCTGGTAAGATATTAATAGTGGTAAATGGGCATCCACCGGTCTCATATTGATATTGTTTTTTCCTGTGGACCATTTCTTAGACTCTCACATTCATATCTGTTTGTGCTCTTTCCAACTCGAATTACTCTTGCAAATATGATCTTTGGTTTTTGATAGTTGGTGATTCAGCTGAAAGCAGAGCAAGAAAATATTCTCCTGCATATGATGGAAAGCATTAAATAAGTGGGGGTGAGTCAGAAAAATGCATCATCCAACAGTGAGGGGGCAAAAATTTAGTGAGATCAATGTCTCCAGTAAGTCTGGTAAAACAGTTTGGAGATGGGTTAAGCTCTTGAAATTGGATACAGTGGAGCTTTGAATTTAAAGTATTGCTTATCAGATTGAGAATGCTGTCGTTGTTAATTACTTATGATTTAGGGTAACTATGCACCGGTCAGTTCCCTCTTAAATAACAGCTACAATGCTATATGCGATATTTGGTGTAGTTTACAAATGACAGCATAGCACCGTAGTCTATATTATTCAGCATGTCACCATGAACTAAAATTGTACAGCGTTGGCATAGCAGATTACAACCACAAGGGACAGAACCAGAGATGGTTGGATGGATGAGCTTGTTACTTGAACAGAACATTTACTTGGTGTGGTCATTTGTATTCAATTAACTAAAGATCTTCCATACTATATGATTTGTTAAAGAAGATGCTGCTTTTAACATTTGGTTTCAGTTGCTCTCATTACAATTCAGTGTTTGGCTAAGTAAATCAGACAAATGATTGACCATAAAAGCAACACTTAAAaaaggataatataatttttggagcCAAATTCAATTGGGTCCATTTTGGTACTTGTACCTTTTTTTATTCACGTTGGTATTTGAACTTGGCAACTATATCTATTTTGGCCCCTAAGCTTGGATTCTATTAAGATTTAATGATGTGACTAGTATTCTTGTAACATGATTGGATTGGTCGCTCGGATTAATTGGATCAAGAATCGACTAGTATACTGATCAAAACAAAAAGGTTGAACTAATTGAATCAGAAAtagataaaagtaaaaaattaagaCAAAAACCAGTAGTTGAACAAGTTAAACTAGTTTAATAGTTTTTAATTGTTatgcttttttaattttttatttagttattgtTGGTCTAGTATTTGAACTGATTAAACTGATTGAATTGGGAACTAATGGTTTGATCAGTTCAACCACTAATCCAATTATTAAAACACTATATGTGACATTTTAATATTGTACCACGTCATCGCTTGATTATAtaagttttttaattttcaagtgcTGACGTGGCATAATTTCAGAGtgtcatatcattaaatttttatatttttcaagttcgGAAACCAAAATAAATCTAGTtaccaaatttaaataataaagtagataaaaaaatacaaatttaatatgaacctaattatcaaatttaggGTTGAAAAACTATCTGATTCTTCTGCCTCTATTTTTGTTGGCAGGTCTTTTGCCTCTATATAGAAAAGGTCTTCTTTTATTCCATAATGGTCTAAATAGGACAATTGCGAACTTATCAAATGTGACTAGTTTTAACTATATGTTGATATCATTTAGAGCTTCTTTCTTTATAAAATATGATACTATCCTctgtttgtctctaatgaaaacTTGAAAACATGTTTGAATTAAGGAAGAGCAAGATAAAAGGCTCTTTTTTAACATGTAAAAggccatattttattttattggtaaGTCTATATGATTTAATTTTGTGGACATACTagtttttttacatttattttttatgaactttcctttaatattaaaatttttttggtcaCGATAACGATtctcttttaaaagaaaacttaaatttCAAGGTGAAGgttatttaattagtattatatgaaataaatttgCTTAGAAATGAAAGGGTAAATTATTTCGTTAACCACTCTAAATagaagttattattattttagtaacttcaaaatatttttttatcaaattggtcactctaccgttaaatgACAACAAAATGTTGATTGTGCATTTTCGTGTTAATCACTCTAAAATTAGGGTAAGCTACCTGTTAATCACTCTAAATAGGGGTGCTCTTATTTTGGTCACCCCAAAGCAATGTGTGAAAATGTActattaatctttttattatcatttaatgGTGGACTGatcaaatttgattaatttatttttagaagtgaacaaaataataataaaaatttagaaccttcaaaataaaaatatcactATTTAGGGTGAATAAGGAACAATTTACCTTAAAGAAAAATCCAATACTAAATtggcttttttaaaaaaaaattattttaccttttaatGTTGGATCGTCCGTTGTGAACCAAAACCGAAAAAGTATTGAAAAAGCCCAAACCCAAAACGTTCCTACTTGAGTTGAGTCAAATATCTGTAACCCGACCCGAAACGCATTTGGTCCATCAAAAACCCTAGCGCTGGCAATAAAGTTCAGCTCCACTCCGCACCTATATATCTTGTACAAGGCTTTTATCTCATTCCTCCGTCGCTTTTGAGAATAGAGGCAGCAGTGGCTTGACGTTCCCCTTTGCTCCCTTCTTCCAGgtttctctctttttattttgATGTGTAAAAAGCTTGCTTCACAACAGGGACTTAGAATTCTTCTTTAtgctgttattttattttattttattttttattctacttAGAAGGTTTTCCTATCTATTTTATATATGTTGCAAGGCTTGATCTTCGATCAAACAAGTTCAAACCCGCTAACCTTTGAATTCGACCTTTTACGTTACTGCAATGTATTGTCTTATTGGAAAAGGACTTGCTTTTTGTCGCATATaaccttatttttttttatagatagTTCTAGGTTTGAAGGTTGTATGGAATATGATACTTTTCTTCTTAGGTTTAGTACTTAGAATCTAGTTATTGAATCCTATGCTTTTATTTAGGCATTGTTAGCAAATTGGCCCCTGAACTATACCCCAATTCCCATCTTGGTAAAGCTtgtgcttcttctttttttgttagaTGTGGAAACTAAATTATCAATGTGCAATGCCTCACATTCTTATGGGATGTTATTGTTTTATGGGGTAAACTAGGATAATTGATAATTTAGTTACAGAAAACACTTTAAATACCTATATGGGAATTGGGGTGTAGTTTAGGAGCCATATTGTTAATAAAGCTTTTTTCAATTTTGAACTTTGTGAATTAATTTGTATGATGAGTTTTTATTCATTGCAAGTGATTGACTTACTGTCCTAGCAGAAgccaaaagtttgagttaagaaCAATGGCTTATGCTACAATGAAGCCGACCAAACCTGGTTTGGAGGAGTCCCAGGAGCAGATTCACAAGATCAGGATCACTCTCTCCTCCAAGAATGTGAAAAACCTTGAGAAAGGTATGGATTTCTTTTATGCTAAAATGATTGTAGTTTCATTTATTATGTTATGGGCCTTgttattaaaattctttttcatGGTGTGATTTCATGTAGGATGTTTGATATCCAATTGAACTAAATAGTATTTGTTAGTCTAAAGTGTTTCTGTTTGATTGATAGTTTGTGCTGATTTGGTTCGTGGTGCCAAGGATAAGAGACTGAGGGTTAAGGGGCCAGTGAGAATGCCCACCAAGGTTCTTCACATCACAACGAGGAAGTCTCCCTGTGGTGAAGGTAGTTACTtatgttaatttcttttattcaaGACTGTTTCTTTTcttgaaaacatattttaactaCACTTTCCATAAACAATTCTGTGTTTCCCTTTTCCCTTGGAGCCGAAAGCTAGAGATTATATCTTATATTAGAAAATAAGGTTCTGCTATCTTTCTGGTTTGCTTGGTAATCCCAGCATCTTGTAAGATTACAAGTATATGTATGTGCTTGTGCTCTtctctactttttcttttcttagtatccatccatcttttttatttattaatttattttgtaacaATCATTAGGGACTATCATTTGCAACTTTTTTTGCATGTTTATACATATAAACTTGTCCTAGTAATTggatttttgaatgcttgtgcTACTCTTTGCTTGTTTTCTTGTTTGGCCTACATAAATGGATTAGATATATATGTCAAAATCTATTCTTTTCAGTTGGATGCCCTCTACTCTAGTAGTGAGTATGAATCCTAACTGTTAGGATCTTGGTTGTTGACTGTATTTGTTGATTTATCCATTGTTTATGATTGGGGAGTGACATGCAGTCTGATTTAAATCATAAGAAATTCATGTACGCTAAATGTTTGATGTACACAATTTGTTTGGACAATTTATTGAACTATTTGGCTCCTTTGTAGGAACAAACACATGGGATAGATTTGAGCTCCGTGTTCACAAGCGAGTTATTGATCTTTTCAGCTCCCCTGATGTGGTCAAGCAGATCACCTCTATCACCATTGAACCTGGTGTTGAGGTGGAGGTTACCATCGCAGATTCTTAAATATGCCTCACTTATGCTTTTTGGCAACCACTAGTTTTAGTCAATTAGAAGACTTCCATCTGATATAGCCCTCGATGTCCTAAATAATCTTAAGCTTGAGTGGTTGGTTACAGGGCTTTTGTAGTTTGTGATTTTCCCATGCTAGTATTAAAGTTAAGGTTCTATTTTGTCCTGTGGCTCTGGATTCTCTTTCCTTTTTGTTACCTAAAAAGATCATGTCTGGATGATTTTGTTTATTGCATTAT
The Gossypium hirsutum isolate 1008001.06 chromosome A07, Gossypium_hirsutum_v2.1, whole genome shotgun sequence genome window above contains:
- the LOC107933132 gene encoding protein LOW PSII ACCUMULATION 2, chloroplastic; translation: MALQIHTPSYLANTVYHRHSLFPKPKFSIKSKKPTVDADPTPDPTSSSKKAVVPGQGFGSSPSPSSGSNKKKPKGKRERASIIRRSPVEKPAFLTKEEEAKAEEQRKNESAFLLAWLGLGGIILVQGIVLAASGFLPEEWDKFFVKYLYPSFTPTVILFLAGTVAYGVLKYLENEKLKDQK
- the LOC107933184 gene encoding 40S ribosomal protein S20-2; translated protein: MAYATMKPTKPGLEESQEQIHKIRITLSSKNVKNLEKVCADLVRGAKDKRLRVKGPVRMPTKVLHITTRKSPCGEGTNTWDRFELRVHKRVIDLFSSPDVVKQITSITIEPGVEVEVTIADS